The proteins below come from a single Parazoarcus communis genomic window:
- the mobB gene encoding molybdopterin-guanine dinucleotide biosynthesis protein B, whose translation MKVFGIAGWSGSGKTTLVEKLIPEITSRGLRVSVIKHAHHGFDLDRPGKDSYRHREAGATQVLMLSNDRWVLMHELRGRAEPTLEEQLRLLAPCDVVLIEGYKAAAVPKIEIHRPAHGKPPLWPENPHVVAVASDADIDCPMPRLPLNDPAVVVQFILDYPEAS comes from the coding sequence ATGAAAGTTTTTGGCATTGCCGGCTGGTCCGGCTCGGGCAAGACCACGCTGGTGGAGAAGCTGATCCCCGAGATCACCTCCCGCGGTCTGCGCGTATCGGTGATCAAGCACGCCCACCATGGTTTCGATCTCGACCGTCCGGGCAAGGACTCCTACCGCCATCGCGAGGCGGGCGCCACCCAGGTGCTGATGTTGTCCAACGATCGCTGGGTGCTGATGCATGAACTGCGCGGGCGCGCCGAGCCAACGCTCGAAGAGCAGTTGCGCCTGCTCGCGCCCTGCGATGTGGTCCTGATCGAGGGCTACAAGGCCGCTGCCGTGCCCAAGATCGAGATTCACCGCCCGGCGCACGGCAAGCCACCCTTGTGGCCGGAGAATCCGCATGTGGTGGCGGTGGCCAGCGATGCCGATATCGACTGCCCGATGCCGCGCCTGCCCCTGAACGATCCGGCTGTCGTGGTTCAATTCATTCTTGATTATCCGGAAGCCTCATGA
- the glp gene encoding gephyrin-like molybdotransferase Glp, producing MNANMLSFDEALGRIVGYARPVHEIDEIDTMMAAGRVLAVAQHSPICQPPMDNSAMDGYALRVADVPAPGTRLPVSQRIPAGSVGTTLEPGTAARIFTGAPLPDGADAVVMQELCEHDGDAVIVNHTPKLGEAVRRAGEDVALGAEVLAAGTRLRPQDLALAASVGLARLPVLRRMKVAVFSTGSELVMPGQPLPPGGIYNSNRFMLRALLSQLGCEVVDLGIVPDNLDATRKVLREAAQGNDLIVTSGGVSVGEEDHVKPAVEAEGSLDMWKIAMKPGKPLAYGRVHGAAFIGLPGNPVSSFVTFLLMVRPFILATQGVSEVAPQDVTLTAAFDWTRPDRRREFLRARMTSEGTVELFANQGAAALNSTTWANGLVDIPADTKIARGEKVRFLPYGDLLW from the coding sequence ATGAACGCCAATATGCTCAGTTTTGATGAAGCGCTCGGCCGCATTGTCGGCTACGCACGACCAGTGCACGAGATCGACGAGATCGACACCATGATGGCCGCCGGCCGGGTGCTTGCTGTTGCGCAGCATTCGCCGATCTGCCAGCCGCCGATGGACAATTCCGCCATGGACGGCTACGCGCTGCGCGTGGCCGATGTGCCTGCGCCGGGCACCCGCCTGCCGGTGAGCCAGCGCATTCCGGCAGGCTCGGTGGGGACGACGCTCGAACCCGGCACTGCGGCCCGCATCTTTACCGGCGCGCCGCTGCCCGACGGGGCGGACGCGGTGGTCATGCAGGAGTTGTGCGAACACGACGGCGACGCGGTTATCGTCAATCACACGCCCAAACTTGGCGAGGCGGTCCGTCGCGCCGGCGAAGACGTCGCGCTCGGCGCCGAAGTGCTGGCCGCAGGTACACGCCTGCGTCCGCAGGATCTGGCGCTGGCCGCATCCGTGGGCCTGGCCCGCTTGCCGGTGCTGCGACGGATGAAGGTCGCGGTGTTTTCGACCGGCAGCGAGCTGGTGATGCCCGGTCAGCCCCTGCCACCGGGTGGCATCTACAATTCCAATCGCTTCATGCTGCGCGCGCTGCTGAGCCAGCTCGGGTGCGAGGTCGTTGATCTCGGCATCGTGCCGGACAATCTCGATGCCACGCGCAAGGTCTTGCGCGAGGCGGCCCAGGGTAATGATCTGATCGTCACCAGTGGCGGCGTGTCGGTGGGCGAGGAGGATCACGTCAAGCCTGCGGTCGAGGCCGAGGGCAGCCTGGACATGTGGAAGATCGCGATGAAGCCGGGCAAGCCGCTGGCCTACGGTCGGGTGCATGGCGCGGCCTTCATCGGTCTGCCGGGCAATCCGGTGTCGAGCTTCGTCACCTTCCTGCTGATGGTGCGACCATTCATTCTTGCCACGCAGGGCGTGAGCGAAGTCGCGCCGCAGGATGTGACGCTTACTGCGGCCTTTGACTGGACCCGCCCCGACCGGCGGCGTGAGTTCCTGCGCGCACGCATGACCAGCGAGGGCACGGTCGAACTGTTTGCCAACCAGGGCGCTGCGGCGCTCAATTCCACGACCTGGGCCAATGGTCTGGTCGATATTCCGGCGGACACGAAGATCGCGCGTGGCGAAAAGGTCCGTTTCCTGCCTTACGGCGATTTGCTATGGTGA
- the moaD gene encoding molybdopterin converting factor subunit 1 — protein sequence MKVRILYFASLREAVGRASEELDVPAEVGTLGALRAFLAARGEGWEALGVGRNVRAALNQRMSGADTALSAGDEVAFFPPVTGG from the coding sequence ATGAAAGTGAGAATTCTCTATTTCGCCAGCCTTCGCGAGGCCGTGGGCCGCGCCAGCGAGGAGCTCGACGTGCCCGCAGAGGTTGGCACGCTTGGGGCCTTGCGCGCGTTTCTGGCCGCACGCGGAGAGGGCTGGGAGGCGCTTGGTGTGGGGCGCAATGTGCGGGCGGCGCTCAACCAGCGCATGTCGGGGGCGGACACAGCACTGTCCGCGGGTGACGAGGTGGCGTTCTTTCCACCGGTTACCGGAGGCTGA
- the moaE gene encoding molybdopterin synthase catalytic subunit MoaE, producing the protein MSVSVQEADFDTGAEIAALSAGRPEVGAVASFVGLVRDISEGSEVSAMTLEHYPGMTEQALEDIVAEARQRWTLHGVRVIHRFGPLLPGDQIVFVGVAGEHRGESFEACAFIMDYLKTRAPFWKREETPEGARWVDARESDDSAAERWSEDWDEIEQRR; encoded by the coding sequence ATGAGCGTGAGCGTGCAGGAGGCAGATTTCGATACGGGGGCAGAGATTGCCGCCTTGTCAGCCGGGCGCCCTGAGGTCGGGGCCGTCGCGAGTTTTGTCGGGCTGGTGCGTGACATCAGCGAGGGGAGCGAAGTGTCGGCGATGACGCTGGAACATTACCCCGGCATGACCGAGCAGGCGCTGGAAGATATCGTGGCCGAAGCCAGACAGCGCTGGACGCTGCATGGCGTGCGTGTCATTCACCGCTTCGGGCCCTTGTTGCCCGGGGATCAGATCGTGTTCGTCGGCGTTGCCGGCGAACATCGTGGCGAATCCTTTGAGGCCTGCGCCTTCATCATGGATTACCTCAAGACCCGGGCGCCGTTCTGGAAACGGGAGGAAACGCCGGAAGGGGCGCGCTGGGTGGATGCGCGCGAGAGCGATGACTCTGCTGCCGAGCGCTGGTCCGAAGACTGGGACGAAATCGAGCAGCGCCGTTGA
- a CDS encoding phasin family protein: MATKQQDQYNELQKKNLEAAMRLAQLSIENSQRVMEIQVATAKSLFEEGVQNAKALAAIKDPKQAVELRTQYAQTTTEKMLACARDMAEITTRTQAEVGKLVGEQLSTGSQDVFEAMQKMFQGIPISDQNAMSAMQTAMDTTRAAFEQMTRASTQAFQAFSQPPSKGRK, translated from the coding sequence ATGGCTACGAAACAACAGGATCAGTACAACGAGCTCCAGAAAAAAAACCTTGAAGCGGCCATGCGTCTGGCGCAACTCTCAATCGAGAATTCCCAGCGCGTCATGGAAATTCAGGTCGCCACGGCCAAGTCCCTTTTCGAAGAAGGGGTGCAGAACGCCAAGGCGCTCGCAGCAATCAAGGACCCCAAACAGGCCGTCGAACTGCGTACCCAGTATGCGCAGACCACAACCGAAAAGATGCTCGCCTGTGCGCGAGACATGGCAGAGATCACCACCCGCACCCAGGCCGAGGTCGGCAAGCTGGTCGGCGAGCAACTGAGCACCGGCAGCCAGGATGTGTTCGAGGCCATGCAGAAGATGTTCCAGGGCATCCCGATCTCGGATCAGAATGCAATGAGCGCGATGCAGACGGCGATGGACACGACCCGCGCCGCCTTCGAACAGATGACCCGTGCCTCGACCCAGGCCTTCCAGGCATTTTCCCAGCCGCCGTCCAAGGGTCGCAAGTAA
- a CDS encoding transglycosylase SLT domain-containing protein translates to MAKLFSLLFLVFALQAFATVQAADSTDTSATLPSAPALRLPPAAEPPPRVLTLDLTRDANDIWDRIRRGFGMPDLDSPLVAEQQIFYLNRPGFLKQVFSRGGRYLYYIVDELERRGMPTELALLPMVESSYNPLAYSRAHASGLWQFIPSTGRNFNLTQDNWVDERRDVIASTNAALDYLQYIYEMHGDWQLALASYNWGEGAVGRALQRNRDAGLPTEYSELKMPNETRNYVPKLQAIKNIVAEPEMFHLELPYVANEQHFVTLNAPAGIDLATAATFADMSLEEFLALNPGYNRPAITAPGQTLVVPADRASNFEARLGEFAQSGKGWRTHDLEPGEKLDTIASRHGLTLAQLMQLNGLASGSRLSAGHTLLVPDGIDPSGALAISRLLPGNSRLSSPPAVKLNTSAISSKKGNTSARAASTSSKRSNSAAKTPSKRTQPATKSTAKAKPAPSAKPAAAKPAAAKAAAAKPAKAAEKQPSRKN, encoded by the coding sequence ATGGCGAAGCTCTTTTCGCTGCTTTTCCTTGTCTTTGCGCTGCAAGCGTTCGCAACCGTTCAGGCTGCCGACAGCACGGACACGTCTGCAACACTCCCATCCGCCCCTGCGCTGCGCCTCCCGCCTGCCGCCGAGCCGCCCCCACGAGTGCTTACGCTCGACCTGACACGCGACGCCAACGATATCTGGGACCGCATCCGGCGCGGCTTTGGCATGCCGGATCTCGACAGCCCACTGGTGGCCGAGCAGCAGATCTTCTACCTCAACCGTCCCGGCTTCCTGAAACAGGTGTTTTCCCGCGGCGGGCGCTATCTCTATTACATCGTCGATGAGCTCGAGCGTCGCGGCATGCCCACCGAGCTGGCCTTGCTGCCGATGGTCGAAAGCAGCTACAACCCGCTCGCCTACTCCCGTGCACACGCATCCGGGCTGTGGCAGTTCATTCCCTCCACCGGGCGCAACTTCAATCTGACTCAGGACAATTGGGTCGATGAGCGCCGCGACGTGATTGCATCTACCAACGCTGCACTCGATTATCTGCAGTACATCTACGAGATGCATGGCGACTGGCAGCTTGCCCTCGCCTCCTACAACTGGGGTGAAGGCGCAGTCGGCCGCGCTCTGCAGCGCAACCGGGATGCGGGCCTGCCGACCGAGTACAGCGAACTGAAGATGCCGAACGAGACCCGCAACTACGTTCCCAAGTTGCAGGCCATCAAGAACATCGTCGCCGAGCCGGAAATGTTCCATCTCGAACTGCCTTACGTCGCCAACGAACAGCATTTCGTCACCCTCAACGCACCGGCCGGCATCGACCTCGCCACGGCGGCAACCTTTGCAGACATGTCGCTGGAAGAGTTTCTTGCGCTCAACCCCGGCTACAACCGCCCTGCCATTACCGCGCCGGGCCAGACCCTGGTCGTTCCTGCCGACCGTGCGAGCAACTTCGAGGCGCGCCTGGGCGAGTTCGCACAATCGGGCAAGGGCTGGCGGACTCACGACCTTGAGCCCGGCGAGAAGCTCGACACCATTGCCAGCCGCCACGGCCTGACCCTCGCGCAACTGATGCAGCTTAATGGTCTGGCCTCGGGCAGCCGGCTCAGCGCCGGCCATACCCTGCTCGTCCCCGACGGTATCGATCCCAGCGGTGCGCTGGCCATCAGTCGGCTACTCCCGGGGAACAGCCGGCTCTCCTCCCCGCCTGCGGTAAAACTGAACACCAGCGCGATCTCCAGCAAGAAGGGAAATACATCCGCAAGAGCCGCATCCACGTCATCGAAACGTTCGAACAGCGCTGCCAAAACACCTTCGAAGCGGACCCAGCCGGCGACAAAGAGCACGGCAAAAGCAAAGCCGGCGCCCTCAGCAAAACCGGCTGCGGCCAAACCCGCTGCGGCAAAGGCGGCTGCAGCGAAGCCGGCCAAGGCAGCGGAAAAGCAGCCGTCCAGGAAGAACTGA
- a CDS encoding diguanylate cyclase, translated as MKVLVIEDTVTSATLVCHQLTKMGLAASHARDGASGIEMFKRERPDLVLLDIIMPGMDGFEVAHRIRQLEQDGDWTPIIFLTARASDGDLQRAIEVGGDDYLVKPVSEVVLKAKVGAMQRIAQMRYSLLVLTRKLDDANRELTRLSSVDGLTGIANRRRFDESLRREWRRASRAESPVSLLIVDVDCFKPFNDNYGHQVGDECLKAVARTLEQKLRRPTDLVARYGGEEFAAVLPETALEGALGVAELMRDGVESLAITHRFSVAANVVTISAGVASMVPARGDENGFERLLKSADDALYRAKKSGRNRVAAGLQEAGMEIGLQE; from the coding sequence ATGAAAGTTCTGGTTATCGAGGACACTGTCACCAGCGCGACGCTGGTCTGTCATCAGCTCACCAAGATGGGGCTGGCAGCTTCGCATGCGCGAGACGGAGCGAGCGGGATCGAGATGTTCAAGCGCGAACGTCCCGACCTCGTATTGCTGGACATCATCATGCCGGGTATGGATGGTTTCGAAGTTGCCCACCGCATCCGTCAGCTCGAGCAGGATGGCGACTGGACGCCGATCATTTTTCTCACTGCACGCGCGAGCGACGGCGACTTGCAGCGGGCAATCGAGGTTGGCGGAGACGACTATCTGGTCAAGCCGGTGTCCGAGGTCGTGCTCAAGGCCAAAGTCGGGGCGATGCAGCGAATCGCGCAAATGCGCTATTCGCTGCTGGTGCTCACGCGCAAACTCGATGATGCCAACCGGGAGCTTACCCGTTTGTCCTCAGTTGACGGCCTGACCGGGATCGCCAACCGTCGTCGTTTCGACGAGAGTCTGCGGCGTGAGTGGCGCCGTGCATCGCGTGCGGAATCGCCGGTGTCGCTGCTCATCGTCGATGTCGATTGCTTCAAGCCCTTCAATGACAACTACGGGCATCAGGTGGGCGACGAATGTCTCAAGGCAGTGGCGCGCACACTCGAGCAGAAATTGCGCCGCCCCACCGATCTTGTGGCACGCTACGGCGGCGAGGAGTTTGCTGCCGTCCTGCCCGAAACGGCGCTCGAAGGTGCGCTTGGGGTTGCAGAACTGATGCGCGACGGTGTCGAGTCGCTTGCCATTACGCATCGTTTTTCGGTGGCCGCAAACGTGGTGACGATCAGCGCGGGCGTGGCGAGCATGGTGCCTGCTCGAGGCGACGAGAACGGTTTTGAGCGTTTGCTGAAATCAGCGGACGATGCTTTGTACCGGGCCAAGAAGTCTGGCCGGAACCGGGTTGCAGCGGGTCTGCAGGAAGCCGGCATGGAAATCGGATTGCAAGAGTGA
- a CDS encoding response regulator encodes MTRASKKIIVVDDNEVIRMALRAILRQAGFNVVGEARDGEAVIELVEKLGPDLVCLDVMMPGRSGLEVLTELRERFPALKVLMITGLSDRDTVTTVVDQGAVGMVLKPFNSARVVETVSRVLGLSAPE; translated from the coding sequence GTGACGAGAGCGTCCAAGAAAATTATCGTTGTGGATGACAATGAAGTCATCCGGATGGCGCTGCGTGCCATTCTCCGACAGGCGGGCTTCAACGTCGTTGGCGAGGCCCGCGACGGCGAAGCCGTGATCGAACTGGTCGAGAAGCTGGGGCCGGATCTGGTGTGCCTGGATGTGATGATGCCCGGGCGCAGTGGGCTCGAGGTTCTGACAGAGCTGCGTGAGCGTTTTCCCGCGCTGAAGGTGTTGATGATCACCGGTCTCAGCGACCGTGACACGGTGACCACGGTGGTCGATCAGGGGGCGGTGGGCATGGTGCTCAAGCCCTTCAACTCGGCACGCGTGGTCGAAACAGTGTCGCGCGTGCTGGGCCTGAGTGCGCCGGAGTAG
- the gloB gene encoding hydroxyacylglutathione hydrolase: protein MNIIPLPAFRDNYIWLIHDDRHAVAVDPGDASPVLDYLSAHGLTLSAVLVTHHHADHVGGLPALLKACPVPVFGPASEHIAGVSNPLSDGDSVTLPGLGLKLTVLDVPAHTAGHIAYHAPGLLFCGDTLFSAGCGRLFEGTVEQLEKALSRFAALDGDTRVYCTHEYTLSNLAFSRAADPDNPERDCYAAHCETLRAKGRPTLPSTIALEKDINPFLRTNEPSVIEAVRKHTGKTPESPLACLRALRTWKDSF from the coding sequence ATGAACATTATCCCTCTTCCTGCCTTCCGCGATAACTACATCTGGCTGATTCACGACGATCGCCACGCGGTCGCTGTCGATCCAGGTGATGCCTCGCCCGTCCTCGACTATCTTTCGGCGCATGGTCTGACGCTGTCCGCCGTCCTGGTCACCCACCATCATGCCGACCACGTCGGCGGCCTGCCCGCGCTGCTGAAGGCCTGTCCGGTGCCGGTATTCGGCCCTGCAAGCGAGCACATTGCCGGCGTCAGCAACCCGCTGTCGGATGGCGACAGCGTCACCCTTCCCGGACTCGGCCTCAAGCTGACGGTACTCGATGTGCCTGCGCATACGGCCGGACATATTGCGTATCACGCCCCCGGCCTGCTCTTTTGCGGCGACACCCTGTTCTCGGCGGGCTGCGGCCGCCTCTTCGAGGGTACGGTGGAGCAGCTGGAAAAAGCACTCTCCCGTTTCGCAGCACTCGATGGCGATACCCGGGTCTATTGCACCCACGAATACACCTTGTCGAACCTGGCCTTCTCCCGCGCGGCCGACCCCGACAACCCGGAGCGTGACTGCTACGCCGCACATTGCGAAACCTTGCGCGCTAAGGGGCGCCCCACGCTACCGAGCACGATCGCACTCGAAAAGGACATCAATCCCTTCCTGCGCACGAACGAGCCGAGTGTGATCGAGGCAGTCAGAAAACACACGGGAAAAACGCCGGAAAGCCCGCTGGCGTGTCTGCGCGCGCTGAGGACCTGGAAAGACAGCTTCTAG
- a CDS encoding class I SAM-dependent methyltransferase: MSIPGLSEWLETPQGRYLLEWEQKRLEAVVADIFGYNAMQLGLPGLDLLSANRMPFRFRCASRGDVAVVASYEDLPFASGSLDLVVLPHVLEFSSRPHQVLREVERVLVAEGSVVISGFNPYSLWGVRRLAARKGGVMPWTGQYLSVPRIRDWFSLLGFETQAGGFGCYVPAVTTPEWLDRWRFMDRFGPRWWPVCGAAYVVQGIKRVQGTRLIMPNWNERRASSKRLSAVAQREIHPGSTRKTQ, from the coding sequence GTGTCAATCCCCGGTTTGTCGGAATGGCTGGAAACACCCCAGGGACGCTATCTGCTCGAGTGGGAGCAGAAGCGTCTGGAGGCGGTGGTGGCCGACATCTTCGGCTACAACGCGATGCAGCTCGGATTGCCCGGCCTGGATCTCCTGAGCGCGAACCGCATGCCTTTCCGTTTCCGGTGTGCCAGCCGTGGCGATGTCGCGGTTGTCGCCTCGTATGAAGACCTGCCTTTCGCAAGTGGGAGCCTCGACCTGGTCGTCTTGCCCCACGTGCTCGAGTTTTCTTCTCGCCCCCATCAGGTGCTACGCGAGGTCGAACGTGTGCTGGTGGCGGAAGGCAGCGTGGTGATCAGTGGCTTCAACCCCTACAGTCTGTGGGGTGTGCGCCGGCTGGCTGCGCGCAAGGGCGGAGTCATGCCGTGGACCGGACAGTATCTGTCGGTGCCGCGGATCAGGGACTGGTTCTCGCTGCTCGGATTCGAAACCCAGGCAGGCGGTTTTGGCTGTTATGTACCCGCTGTCACCACGCCCGAATGGCTGGACCGGTGGCGCTTCATGGACAGGTTTGGACCGCGCTGGTGGCCGGTGTGCGGAGCGGCATATGTGGTTCAGGGCATCAAGCGGGTGCAGGGCACACGGCTGATCATGCCCAACTGGAACGAACGACGTGCCAGTTCAAAACGCTTGTCGGCCGTGGCCCAGCGTGAAATTCATCCGGGAAGTACAAGGAAAACCCAATAG
- the rnhA gene encoding ribonuclease HI, whose translation MEEVDIYTDGACSGNPGPGGWGAILRSGGHEKEIWGGELQTTNNRMEMMAVIRAFELLKRPVTVRVHTDSQYVQKGISEWIKGWKARGWKTASKEPVKNADLWRTLDAAVAMHQVKWLWVKGHAGHPENERADELARRGVEEIRKTGRTAQA comes from the coding sequence ATGGAAGAAGTCGATATTTACACCGATGGTGCGTGCAGCGGCAATCCCGGTCCGGGCGGCTGGGGGGCGATTCTGCGCAGCGGTGGTCATGAGAAGGAAATCTGGGGTGGCGAGCTCCAGACCACCAACAACCGCATGGAGATGATGGCAGTCATCCGCGCTTTCGAGCTCCTCAAGCGGCCGGTGACGGTGCGCGTGCATACCGACAGCCAGTATGTGCAGAAGGGCATCTCGGAGTGGATCAAGGGCTGGAAGGCGCGGGGCTGGAAGACGGCCTCGAAGGAGCCGGTCAAGAACGCAGACCTGTGGCGCACGCTGGATGCGGCAGTTGCCATGCACCAGGTGAAGTGGCTGTGGGTGAAGGGACATGCGGGCCACCCCGAGAACGAACGGGCCGACGAACTCGCACGGCGCGGGGTCGAAGAGATACGCAAGACGGGCCGGACGGCGCAGGCATGA
- the dnaQ gene encoding DNA polymerase III subunit epsilon produces MRQIVLDTETTGLDWRNGDRVIEIGCVELLNRNLTGRHYHVFINPERAIDAEAEAVHGISLEFLADKPKFAGVANSFEEFVRDAELVIHNASFDVGFLNHELNLLGRPPIDQLCCGVVDTLKMAKEQNPGKKASLDALCDRFAIDNGHRTLHGALLDAELLAEVYLAMTRGQESLIMTLEEEPGSAQFDAAGGGFERPPQLIQRASAAELEAHDQLLADISKANKGLCLWLPPEPAVEEAA; encoded by the coding sequence ATGAGACAGATTGTTCTCGATACCGAAACCACCGGTCTGGACTGGCGCAACGGTGACCGGGTGATTGAAATCGGCTGTGTCGAGTTGCTCAACCGCAATCTGACCGGGCGCCATTATCACGTCTTCATCAATCCCGAGCGCGCAATCGACGCCGAGGCTGAGGCGGTCCACGGTATTTCGCTGGAGTTCCTCGCCGACAAGCCGAAGTTCGCGGGCGTCGCGAACAGCTTCGAGGAGTTTGTGCGCGATGCGGAACTGGTCATTCACAATGCCAGCTTTGACGTCGGCTTTCTCAATCACGAGTTGAACCTGCTGGGGCGGCCGCCGATCGATCAGTTGTGCTGCGGCGTGGTCGACACGCTGAAGATGGCGAAGGAGCAGAATCCGGGCAAGAAGGCCTCGCTCGATGCCTTGTGCGACCGCTTCGCGATCGATAACGGCCATCGGACGCTACACGGCGCATTGCTCGATGCGGAGTTGCTTGCCGAGGTCTATCTGGCAATGACGCGTGGTCAGGAGAGCCTGATCATGACGCTTGAGGAAGAGCCCGGTTCGGCTCAGTTCGACGCTGCCGGTGGCGGATTCGAGCGGCCCCCGCAGCTGATTCAGCGCGCGTCTGCAGCCGAGCTGGAAGCGCACGATCAGCTCTTGGCGGACATTTCCAAGGCAAACAAGGGTTTGTGTCTGTGGCTGCCGCCGGAGCCGGCGGTCGAGGAAGCTGCCTGA
- a CDS encoding CBS domain-containing protein → MLHSLLVKDYMIGDHLALHPEDEVLHAIHTLLEHGLSGAPVANSNGHLIGFLSEKDCLKVALNASYFEQQAGLVRDYMSKNVVSVTGDSSLIDAIELFLGQTYRCLPVVEGQRLIGQISRRDILRGLEKLRISHKTTRIRGG, encoded by the coding sequence ATGCTCCATTCACTGCTCGTCAAGGACTACATGATCGGCGACCACCTGGCGCTTCATCCCGAAGACGAGGTTCTGCATGCCATCCACACTCTTCTTGAACACGGTCTAAGCGGTGCTCCGGTGGCCAATAGCAACGGTCATCTGATTGGTTTCCTGTCGGAGAAGGACTGCCTGAAGGTCGCGCTCAACGCATCCTACTTCGAGCAACAGGCCGGACTCGTCCGCGACTACATGAGCAAGAACGTGGTGTCAGTCACTGGCGACAGCAGTCTGATCGACGCCATCGAACTCTTTCTTGGACAGACCTACCGCTGCCTGCCGGTGGTGGAAGGCCAGCGTCTGATCGGACAGATCTCGCGTCGCGACATTCTCAGAGGTCTGGAAAAACTCCGGATCAGCCACAAGACAACCCGCATCCGCGGCGGCTGA
- the nqrM gene encoding (Na+)-NQR maturation NqrM, whose product MSTFILALLVVGIVIAAMAIGVIFGRKPIAGSCGGLGAVGLECEGGCENPCPKRLARMKAQAEQQQT is encoded by the coding sequence ATGAGTACATTCATTCTTGCACTGCTTGTCGTTGGCATCGTGATTGCAGCGATGGCCATCGGCGTCATATTTGGGCGCAAGCCAATTGCCGGCAGTTGCGGCGGGCTTGGCGCGGTCGGCCTCGAATGCGAAGGCGGCTGCGAGAACCCCTGCCCCAAACGGCTGGCCCGCATGAAGGCACAGGCCGAACAACAACAAACCTGA
- a CDS encoding fused MFS/spermidine synthase yields MSTPIDISEEAGVRYLHFGSEWVQGAMRIRKPNALELAYTREMMAGLLLRDGLAEDAGEWPRRVLLIGLGAASLTRFIHHHLPQSRIQVVEIAPSVVAAARQFFRLPQEDARFSIHIGDGAQYVMEKDTRYDYILVDGFDRNARAGVLDTLPFYQAVRTRLSDQGLMSVNLFGRSRGYKASVDRILTAFDDRAIAFPSCDSGNVVAFGAAGDSLNRPLAELRERASMLKAATGLDLLPTVTRLEQAGSLPGGTLVL; encoded by the coding sequence ATGAGTACGCCGATCGACATTTCCGAAGAAGCCGGCGTCCGCTACCTTCACTTCGGCTCGGAGTGGGTGCAGGGCGCCATGCGTATCCGCAAACCCAATGCACTGGAGCTTGCCTATACCCGCGAGATGATGGCAGGCCTGCTGCTGCGCGACGGTCTGGCGGAGGATGCCGGTGAATGGCCGCGACGGGTGCTGCTCATCGGACTGGGCGCGGCCTCGCTGACCCGTTTCATCCACCATCATCTGCCGCAGAGCCGCATTCAGGTGGTCGAGATCGCCCCTTCGGTGGTCGCGGCCGCACGCCAGTTCTTCCGCCTGCCGCAGGAGGACGCGCGCTTCTCGATCCATATCGGTGACGGTGCCCAGTATGTGATGGAAAAGGACACGCGCTATGACTACATCCTGGTCGACGGCTTCGACCGTAACGCCCGCGCCGGCGTGCTCGACACCCTGCCCTTCTACCAGGCCGTGCGCACACGGCTGTCGGATCAGGGACTGATGTCGGTGAACCTCTTCGGCCGTTCGCGGGGCTACAAGGCCAGCGTGGATCGTATCCTCACGGCTTTCGATGATCGTGCGATCGCTTTCCCGTCCTGCGACAGCGGCAATGTGGTCGCTTTTGGCGCCGCAGGCGACAGCCTGAACCGTCCGCTGGCGGAACTGCGCGAACGCGCCAGCATGCTGAAGGCGGCGACCGGGCTCGACCTGCTGCCCACTGTCACGCGCCTAGAGCAGGCCGGCAGCCTGCCGGGCGGCACACTCGTTCTTTAA